One stretch of Juglans microcarpa x Juglans regia isolate MS1-56 chromosome 3D, Jm3101_v1.0, whole genome shotgun sequence DNA includes these proteins:
- the LOC121255882 gene encoding lysine histidine transporter-like 8, with protein MDEVVDISSTPTTSPRRPASVSSPPISAPPSQIHSPSLTRSPFLSTEDLAQTEITNKTPKSSTPKAFRTPRFTPLGSPIRRALHLTRLDPRDAWLPLTESRNGNAYYAAFHTLCSGIGIQALVLPVALTILGWTWGIISLTLAFIWQLYTLYLLVELHESTETGLRYSRYMQLCSEAFGDRLAVLLAGLPIMDLSAGTCVALIIIGGSTSKMFYDIVCGATCAAHQPLTSVEWFLVFTTAAVVLSQLPNLNSVAGVSLIGAITAIGYCTLIWVVSVAEGRLPGVSYKPVKEKTQIAQVFGVLNALGIVSFAFRGHNLILEIQGTMPSSEKHPSRVPMRKGVTLAYILVAMCIFPITIGGYWAYGQMIPPNGGMLTALYTFHTRDTSRFILGLTSLFVIISSLSSFQIYGMTLFDFMESWYVKRKKQPCSWWLRAGFRTVVGYLCFFAAVATPFLSTLAGLVGGIALPITLAYPCFMWVKIKKPKMYSLMWCLNWGLGILGMTLSGFLTAAGIYVIIETGIEVQFFKP; from the exons ATGGATGAAGTTGTGGACATAAGCTCAACTCCAACAACGTCACCTAGACGGCCTGCTTCTGTTTCATCCCCGCCAATCTCAGCTCCTCCCTCACAGATTCACTCCCCGTCTCTGACTCGTTCGCCATTCCTCTCCACCGAAGACCTTGCACAAACTGAAATCACAAACAAAACCCCGAAATCCTCAACCCCAAAAGCCTTTCGAACTCCACGATTCACTCCTTTGGGGAGCCCAATCAGGAGGGCTCTCCACCTCACGAGGCTCGACCCTCGAGATGCTTGGCTTCCACTCACCGAGTCCAGAAACGGGAACGCATACTACGCTGCCTTCCACACTCTATGTTCTGGAATAGGGATTCAAGCCTTAGTGCTTCCTGTTGCCCTCACCATTCTAGGGTg GACATGGGGAATCATAAGCTTGACTTTAGCATTCATATGGCAACTTTACACCCTCTACTTGCTGGTGGAACTACATGAATCAACTGAAACCGGCCTGCGCTACAGCAGATACATGCAACTTTGCAGCGAAGCTTTTG GTGACAGGCTAGCGGTGTTGTTAGCAGGACTTCCAATCATGGATCTATCAGCAGGAACATGCGTTGCCTTGATCATCATCGGAGGCTCCACATCGAAGATGTTCTACGATATTGTCTGTGGGGCAACGTGCGCAGCACATCAGCCACTGACATCAGTGGAGTGGTTCTTGGTGTTTACAACCGCCGCAGTCGTGTTGTCTCAGCTACCAAACTTGAACTCCGTTGCTGGGGTGTCATTGATAGGTGCAATCACCGCTATCGGGTATTGCACTCTGATATGGGTGGTGTCAGTCGCCGAGGGAAGGCTTCCCGGTGTCTCTTACAAGCCGGTGAAAGAAAAGACGCAAATTGCTCAGGTTTTTGGTGTCCTAAACGCACTGGGGATCGTTTCTTTTGCCTTCAGAGGCCATAATCTCATACTCGAGATACAG GGCACCATGCCTTCAAGCGAAAAGCATCCATCACGGGTCCCGATGAGGAAGGGGGTCACATTAGCATATATACTTGTAGCAATGTGCATATTCCCCATCACAATAGGAGGTTATTGGGCATACGGTCAAATG ATACCACCAAATGGAGGCATGCTAACAGCCTTGTACACATTCCATACAAGAGATACCTCGCGATTTATACTTGGATTAACGAGCTTATTTGTTATAATTAGTTCTTTGAGCTCATTCCAAATCTATGGCATGACACTTTTCGATTTTATGGAGTCTTGGTATGTTAAGCGGAAGAAGCAGCCGTGCTCGTGGTGGCTTCGGGCAGGATTCCGAACAGTTGTTGGATACTTGTGCTTCTTTGCAGCGGTGGCAACGCCATTCTTGAGCACCTTAGCGGGCCTAGTCGGAGGAATTGCATTACCAATAACTTTAGCTTATCCATGTTTTATGTGGGTCAAGATTAAGAAGCCGAAGATGTACAGTCTCATGTGGTGTCTTAATTGGGGATTAGGTATTCTTGGAATGACTCTAAGCGGGTTTCTGACAGCAGCCGGAATATATGTTATAATCGAAACCGGAATTGAAGTGCAATTCTTCAAGCCTTGA